The following are from one region of the Stenotrophomonas lactitubi genome:
- a CDS encoding LPS-assembly lipoprotein LptE, whose product MTRILLALVLVLGLAGCGFHLRNKLMLPTDTAPVKVVSTAPYSELVKLLNRSLLASGARLADEDSKGPNAQLQVLSERWGDLPIAIDSQGRAQEYSLRYAVIFIFRREDGSELVPQQVIELSRDYVSPPTDATGTTTEREILADELRREMSASIIRRIDSVVRAELEKGGSLSAPKPVEHDPVEPAPAVKH is encoded by the coding sequence ATGACCCGAATCCTGCTTGCCCTCGTTCTCGTCCTCGGCCTCGCCGGCTGTGGTTTCCACCTGCGCAACAAGCTGATGCTGCCGACCGACACGGCGCCGGTGAAGGTGGTGTCCACCGCGCCCTACAGCGAGCTGGTCAAGCTGTTGAACCGCAGCCTGCTGGCCTCCGGTGCGCGCTTGGCCGATGAGGACAGCAAGGGCCCCAATGCCCAGCTGCAGGTCCTGTCCGAACGCTGGGGCGACCTGCCCATCGCGATCGACTCGCAGGGCCGCGCACAGGAATACAGCCTGCGCTATGCGGTGATCTTCATCTTCCGCCGCGAAGACGGCAGCGAGCTGGTGCCGCAGCAGGTGATCGAACTGTCGCGCGACTACGTGTCGCCGCCGACCGACGCCACCGGTACCACCACCGAACGCGAGATCCTGGCAGATGAACTGCGCCGGGAAATGTCGGCCTCGATCATCCGCCGCATCGACAGCGTGGTCCGCGCCGAACTGGAAAAGGGCGGCAGCCTGTCGGCGCCGAAGCCGGTCGAGCACGATCCGGTCGAGCCCGCACCCGCCGTCAAGCACTGA
- the leuS gene encoding leucine--tRNA ligase, with protein sequence MTSVEPNVYDPQQVESAAQQYWDATRAFEVDEASDKPKYYCLSMLPYPSGALHMGHVRNYTIGDVISRYKRMTGHNVLQPMGWDAFGLPAENAAIKNKTAPAAWTYKNIDHMRSQLQSLGYAIDWSREFATCRPDYYVHEQRMFTRLMRKGLAYRRNAVVNWDPVDQTVLANEQVIDGRGWRSGALVEKREIPQWFLRITDYAQELLDGLDELDGWPDSVKTMQRNWIGRSEGLEIQFDVRDVDGAALDPLRVFTTRPDTVMGVTFVSIAGEHPLALHAAKNNPELAALLSEMKQGGVSEAELETQEKRGMDTGLRAVHPVTGAQVPVWVANFVLMGYGTGAVMAVPGHDQRDNEFANKYNLPIRQVIALKSLRKDEGAYDATRWQDWYGDKTRETELVNSEEFDGLDFQGAFEALAERFERKAQGQRRVNYRLRDWGVSRQRYWGCPIPVIYCDKCGAVPVPEDQLPVVLPEDVAFAGTGSPIKTDPEWRKTTCPECGGAAERETDTFDTFMESSWYYARYTSPGARDAVDKRGNYWLPVDQYIGGIEHAILHLMYFRFYHKLLRDARMVDSNEPARNLLCQGMVIAETYYRPNPDGSKDWINPADVEVQRDERGRITGATLIADGQPVVVGGTEKMSKSKNNGVDPQAMVGKYGADTVRLFSMFAAPPEQSLEWNEAGVDGMARFLRRLWAQVQKHAADGAAPVLDAAALDASQKALRRKTHETIGKVGDDYGRRHSFNTAIAAVMELMNALAKFEDGSEQGRAVRQEALQAIVLLLNPITPHASHALWQVLGHGETLLEDQPFPQADSSALVRDALTLAVQVNGKLRGTIEVAADAAREQIEALALAEPNAAKFLEGLTVRKIIIVPGKIVNIVAA encoded by the coding sequence ATGACCAGCGTCGAACCCAACGTTTACGATCCGCAGCAGGTTGAATCCGCCGCCCAGCAGTACTGGGATGCTACCCGTGCCTTCGAGGTCGATGAAGCCTCGGACAAGCCGAAGTACTACTGCCTGTCGATGCTTCCGTATCCGTCCGGTGCGCTGCACATGGGCCACGTGCGCAATTACACGATCGGCGACGTGATCAGCCGCTACAAGCGCATGACCGGCCACAACGTGCTGCAGCCGATGGGCTGGGATGCGTTCGGCCTGCCGGCGGAAAACGCCGCGATCAAGAACAAGACCGCACCGGCCGCCTGGACCTACAAGAACATCGACCACATGCGCAGCCAGCTGCAGTCGCTGGGCTATGCCATCGACTGGTCGCGCGAGTTCGCCACCTGCCGCCCGGACTATTACGTCCACGAGCAGCGCATGTTCACCCGCCTGATGCGCAAGGGCCTGGCCTATCGCCGCAACGCGGTGGTGAACTGGGACCCGGTCGACCAGACCGTGCTGGCCAACGAGCAGGTCATCGACGGCCGTGGCTGGCGCTCCGGCGCGCTGGTGGAAAAGCGCGAGATCCCGCAGTGGTTCCTGCGCATCACCGACTACGCCCAGGAACTGCTGGATGGCCTGGATGAGCTGGACGGCTGGCCGGACTCGGTCAAGACCATGCAGCGCAACTGGATCGGTCGCTCCGAAGGCCTGGAAATCCAGTTCGACGTGCGTGACGTCGATGGCGCCGCACTGGATCCGCTGCGCGTGTTCACCACCCGCCCGGACACCGTGATGGGCGTGACCTTCGTGTCGATCGCCGGCGAACATCCGCTGGCGCTGCATGCCGCGAAGAACAACCCGGAACTGGCTGCGCTGCTGTCGGAAATGAAGCAGGGTGGCGTGTCCGAGGCCGAGCTGGAAACCCAGGAAAAGCGCGGCATGGATACCGGCCTGCGCGCCGTGCATCCGGTTACCGGTGCCCAGGTGCCGGTGTGGGTCGCCAACTTCGTGCTGATGGGCTATGGCACCGGCGCGGTGATGGCCGTACCGGGCCACGACCAGCGCGACAATGAATTCGCCAACAAGTACAACCTGCCGATCCGCCAGGTCATCGCGCTGAAGTCGCTGCGCAAGGACGAGGGCGCCTACGACGCGACGCGCTGGCAGGACTGGTACGGCGACAAGACCCGCGAGACCGAACTGGTCAACTCCGAAGAGTTCGACGGCCTGGACTTCCAGGGCGCCTTCGAGGCGCTGGCCGAACGGTTCGAGCGCAAGGCCCAGGGCCAGCGCCGGGTGAACTACCGCCTGCGCGACTGGGGCGTGAGCCGCCAGCGCTACTGGGGTTGCCCGATTCCGGTGATCTACTGCGACAAGTGTGGCGCGGTGCCGGTGCCGGAAGACCAGCTGCCGGTGGTGCTGCCGGAAGACGTGGCGTTCGCCGGCACCGGTTCGCCGATCAAGACCGATCCGGAATGGCGCAAGACCACCTGCCCGGAATGCGGTGGCGCGGCCGAGCGTGAGACCGACACCTTCGATACCTTCATGGAGTCGAGCTGGTACTACGCCCGCTACACTTCGCCGGGTGCCCGCGATGCGGTCGACAAGCGCGGCAACTACTGGTTGCCGGTGGACCAGTACATCGGTGGCATCGAGCACGCGATCCTGCACCTGATGTATTTCCGCTTCTACCACAAGCTGCTGCGCGACGCGCGGATGGTGGACAGCAACGAGCCTGCGCGCAACCTGCTGTGCCAGGGCATGGTGATCGCCGAGACCTACTACCGCCCGAATCCGGACGGCTCGAAGGACTGGATCAACCCGGCCGATGTGGAAGTGCAGCGCGACGAGCGCGGCCGCATCACCGGCGCCACGCTGATCGCCGACGGCCAGCCGGTGGTGGTCGGCGGTACCGAGAAGATGTCCAAGTCGAAGAACAACGGCGTGGACCCGCAGGCGATGGTCGGCAAGTACGGCGCCGACACCGTGCGCCTGTTCTCGATGTTCGCTGCACCGCCGGAACAGTCGCTGGAATGGAACGAAGCCGGCGTGGACGGCATGGCCCGCTTCCTGCGCCGCCTGTGGGCACAGGTGCAGAAGCACGCTGCCGACGGTGCCGCACCGGTGCTCGACGCGGCCGCGCTGGATGCCAGCCAGAAGGCCCTGCGCCGCAAGACCCACGAGACCATCGGCAAGGTCGGTGACGACTACGGCCGTCGTCACAGCTTCAACACCGCCATTGCCGCGGTGATGGAGCTGATGAACGCGCTGGCCAAGTTCGAGGACGGCAGTGAACAGGGGCGCGCCGTGCGCCAGGAAGCACTGCAGGCCATCGTGCTGCTGCTCAACCCGATCACCCCGCACGCCAGCCACGCCCTGTGGCAGGTGCTGGGCCATGGCGAAACGCTGCTGGAAGACCAGCCGTTCCCGCAGGCCGACAGCAGCGCGCTGGTGCGCGATGCGCTGACCCTGGCCGTGCAGGTCAATGGCAAGCTGCGTGGCACCATCGAGGTCGCCGCCGATGCCGCGCGCGAGCAGATCGAAGCGCTGGCCCTGGCCGAGCCGAACGCGGCCAAGTTCCTGGAAGGCCTGACGGTGCGCAAGATCATCATCGTCCCCGGCAAGATCGTGAACATCGTCGCTGCCTGA